GAAAACTAGGACTTCATATCGGGGactgttttgaaaaatatcatactcaagaaaaatataaaacgtaatattataataaaatttgataaaaagtatTGTCTTTTATTAGAATACAATATTCatgtaagtaaaattaattttataggcTTTTTACAGCAATAATTGATTCAGCCTACGTCCCGGTGTGTGAGCGAAATTAATTCCGACGAGATACCCATGCTAAAAAGTATTACGATCGCAAAGAGTAAAGATTGCCTAAAGCGCAATGCCTTAGGCAATGTCTGAATGTTGATATTCTAGTTCATACATAGCCTAGATAATTTTAACCTAATCTAAGCCAAGGTTACCTAAGTAATAATCCTAAGTTTACCCGATTGAACTAGGCAATGCAAAGATGAACAAGTGTTTTTTATCGGTCAAAATAAGTGAcgatattctttaaaaaaatacctcCTATGACCTCCATTATGAAGATAAAACGATTGAAAACGACAAAATTGCATCCATGAAAACAAAGTTTATGacaaatttggaaaatatcaAAAGAGATCCTAAccagttttttataaaatccattaataattcagaaaattataaaggaaGTAAAGGAGGCTAAGAAACCacttataaaaacaaatttacagtATCGACGGCTTAAAAGGTATGATATTTGCGTTGGAGATTGCAAGAAACTAATTCAGCCTGTCTCTGAAGAATCAATAGACGTGAAATATACAAAACTAAAGAAGAATTTTTCGACACCATTCATAGTCAATATCAATGTCCATGTGTAAAGACAGAATGATATCTGaattgagaaaaaagtatGCTAATGCAACAAGAGGCTATATAAATTGCTATTTGGCATTTTGCGAAGTATGTCAAAGACTATACAGAAGAGGTAGCATAAATTTTGATGCATATTGAACCGCCTTCTGTTCTTCAATATGAAAATGGCCATGAATTTGCTAATCGTATATAGAAGAATTGTTATAGAAGAGCTAAAGTGTGATCACAGTTATCACAGTCCATAATTCATGGTAAGCTCAAACGTTCTCAAAATCAGGGTAGCGTGGAACGGTCAAACCAAGACGCAGAAAATGTGATTTCTGCTTGGATTTTTGCACTGGAATGAAGATTTTCGATTTTACCAACTTCAAAAGAACAGCACTTACCATTCAGAGATTCGTCAAATGCCACTTGAGGCTATGTTTggtaagaattaatttattaacttaaaaaTGACGGACGGATAAACCTATTTTTGTTGTGctgaaaatatctttctttttatcatgAGTAGTAAAGTACACGTTGATATTTAAGCTCTTCCGGATTCTATTAGAAAGGTTTTGAAAACGAAAGATCTAGAAAAGGCTATTGAGTCTAATAAAAGCAAAGACAGTTTACAAGAAGAACCGAAAGAAAATGGAGAAGACGTTAATCAAGAAAAGAATTGCATTTATGTCTGGCATATCAGAGCAAAACGGATGTATATTCCGATTTGTTGCGTctgcaaaaagaaatcgaCTGGAACCCATAAAAATGCTTTGCTTGTAGGCGTAACGTTCATATTATTTGCAGTCAAAACATCAGCTCAATAGTGAAGAAGGATATGGGAGCTCAGTTTTATGCCTTTTATCCAAAAGAAatcgcaagaaaaaaaataagctaACAGCATATTTGGCCTTAGAAAAACAAGCAGAAAAAATTACAGCAGTTTCTGTTAAGAAATTCCCAAAGATCAGTGTTAGAAAATTTGTGATTGTGCCAATACCAAGTGTTGACTGATCAAAAggaaacgttaaaaatatcagaGATGGTTCTCGAATCGAACAATAATGGTTTCTACAAAATTGGAACAAAAAAAGAGGATTATTTCTTCTCTATTTGTGAGAAATCAAATTCAAGAATgccgtaaaaattttttaaaaaagaaagaaattccTGAAAAAGAATATTCGTTAAGATCAATAAGCAATCGAAATTCCGCTTTCGGAGGCCAGGGATTTTCTGAGTGTAACTGTCTAAAAAAATGCACCACAAATGCTTGTAAAAAGGCAAaacttaaaatgtaattctcGATCATAACTCTAACCCTTGCGTAAATAAGTAGCGTAAATTGTTCATCTGTTTTCAACTTGGTCTTTAAGtttttgtttgataaattCTCCTTCTATCACCTAcatgtttttgttttacaaattcttgttcttaaatttttaacactcTATTTCACTCTCTCGTGTTTGTTCATTGTCACATCTATTTCATGTTTTCTAAATCCCGGAAAACCGAAATTAACATTGCCTAGCTCAGTTGGGTAAACTTAAGATTGCCTAGGCCATGTACGAACTAGAATATCAATATTGCCTGACATCTGAAAGACATCCAACAGACATCAGAAAATAATGACGTCTTTTGAATGTCTTTCAGATGTTTTTAAGATTGTCTGGGATTCGGACCGCTTTAGGCAATCTTAAGGCTGCCTAAATTGTTTTCAGGCAAAGTCCGAAATAAAGTTTCATTTCGGATATTACCTAAAACActcttgataattttaactttgtcTAGGCAATTTTAGGATTGCCGATCCTTCGGGCTTAGAATCCGCCcagtaacatatatattacattataatttaatatttttatgtttactcCATGTCTTTACCTGATTGAAATCTCTTTAGCTTTCCGTCCAAGAAGTAGTATTTTGATACGACAACAGGTTGAATCGGCATTTGTGTCTCAATCGCAACATGGAAAGCACCTTTTTTAAATGGAAGCAACGAATTACCCGAATGTCGATGTCCTTCAGGAAATAAAAGCAATCTCCGCTAGAAAATTTAATCGgaaatatactttaaataataatacaaaaatgttaattcaaaatacatattaatatattttacatgtgttaTTATAAGTCGCTGTATCATCAACAACACAAGGATATATTTTCTGTGTACGCAAAATCACCTTAGACAGACGGATTGATTCCGATGTAGCATTGATAATCCGACAGGATTCTTCGGCCTTTCTTCTGTCAATGAACACTGTTCCCCAAAGCCAGCACGCGAGGCCAAATGGTCCCAAGTATAAAATCTCCTTTTTAGAAACAACGCTACAGTTATCCATCGCTAACCACAATTTACCTAAAACTATGTGgccaattttattatacatataacataatGCAAGTCTACTTGATCTTACATTATTTGATCagtttttgaatttaatatgacaaatttaattaccACAAAGATCCAATGAGCTCTGATGATTAATGAGTACAACACAGCCCGAATCTTGGACAATGTTCTCTTTTCCACGAAAATGGAAATTGATCCCAATGATCTTTGCTATTTTTACGACGCACCTGGCCGGTACTCTGAAAGATTTCATCTCGTTATGCGCAAGACTCCacgtgtaaaattttattttatttgtagatCACATGGAAGCTTACAGAGCGTTTTTCCAGCTGCCAATTCGAAATAGCATAAAAGGTATCCATAATCCTGCCGATAGTGCGCTTcctattataaagaaaataaactttgCTCGATATCGCATGCTCTCGCTCAAGGCGCAAAGCATCACGAAGAGAAATATCAAGACGATGCCGCTCGTCGTGCACATACCACATAATACTCTGAAACcatacaaaattatcaattatatcaattatccattaaatatactatatttgaagatcaaaattaaataataaattaaattatgattaagttagaatttatttctaaactgttcaaaatccatatttttcaaacCTCACATttcaattgttattaaaatccGATGTAACtattcgttatatttttattttcaactaaaataaaaaatttatcgcaataATTGTTTCTTCCACGTAAGAAAAGAGtaagatttaattatcaacaaataaaaagcaCTGAGTCTATTTAAAGAGCATGATAGACATTAGAAAATTTacactaaaatttattaacctattctttatttataattatagaaaatatgttttatttttaaaaagttggCTTCAAACGAATCATGTTCGTTTTTTGCAgttctatatatacataagaaCTCACGTGCATCGTTGCGCACTTATGctataaattcatttttatggtCA
This genomic window from Linepithema humile isolate Giens D197 chromosome 5, Lhum_UNIL_v1.0, whole genome shotgun sequence contains:
- the LOC105668144 gene encoding 1-acyl-sn-glycerol-3-phosphate acyltransferase alpha-like isoform X2; translated protein: MFKTVLCGMCTTSGIVLIFLFVMLCALSESMRYRAKFIFFIIGSALSAGLWIPFMLFRIGSWKNALVPARCVVKIAKIIGINFHFRGKENIVQDSGCVVLINHQSSLDLCVLGKLWLAMDNCSVVSKKEILYLGPFGLACWLWGTVFIDRRKAEESCRIINATSESIRLSKRRLLLFPEGHRHSGNSLLPFKKGAFHVAIETQMPIQPVVVSKYYFLDGKLKRFQSGTSYITVLPAIPTAGMTKDDLPKLMQQAYEVMNKSFIKSTAECIDEQMRSLK
- the LOC105668144 gene encoding 1-acyl-sn-glycerol-3-phosphate acyltransferase alpha-like isoform X1, producing MFKTVLCGMCTTSGIVLIFLFVMLCALSESMRYRAKFIFFIIGSALSAGLWIPFMLFRIGSWKNALVPARCVVKIAKIIGINFHFRGKENIVQDSGCVVLINHQSSLDLCVLGKLWLAMDNCSVVSKKEILYLGPFGLACWLWGTVFIDRRKAEESCRIINATSESIRLSKRRLLLFPEGHRHSGNSLLPFKKGAFHVAIETQMPIQPVVVSKYYFLDGKLKRFQSGTSYITVLPAIPTAGMTKDDLPKLMQQAYEVMNKSFIKSTAECIDEQMRSLKCE